GGCCCGACCGAAGAGCCCTTCGATCTCTCCTGCGGTGAGATCCGCGATACTGAGAAAGTCCCGTTTCATGCCCCGTCCTCTACCAGGAGCTCGTCCAGAACCCCGACGGCCCGGTCCACATCAGCCTCGGTGATGACCAGTGGAGGCAGAAAGCGCCAGACCGTTTCCCTGGGACAATTGATGATAACCCCTCGCTCTAGGGCCTTGAGAAGGAAGGGCCGGGCGTCCCGGTCGAGCTCTACACCTATCATGAGACCCAGGCCGCGCACCTCGCGGACTGCCTGGTGGCGGGCTTGAAGCTCTTCCAGCCGCTGCCGAAAGTAGGCCCCCACTTTTCGAGCGTTGGCCATCAACTGCTCGGTCTCCAGTGTCTCCAGTGCGGCCAGGGCCGCAGCGCAGACCAGGGGGTTGCCTCCAAAGGTCGAAGCATGCGTTCCTGGGCCCAGGTGCTGGGCGAGATCGTCCGTCGTCAACATCGCTCCAATCGGCACTCCACCGCCGAGCGATTTCGCTACGGTCATGATGTGCGGGGGAGCGCCAAACGCCTCGTAGGCGAAGAGGTGGCCTGTGCGCCCGAAGCCGGTCTGAATTTCGTCGTAGACAAGCAGAAGGTCTCGGGCATCACAGAGGCGCCGAAGTCCGGGTAGGTAACCCTCGTCGGGGACAATTACCCCTCCCTCGCCCTGGATCGGCTCCACTAACACTGCGCAGGTCCGCTCCGTCA
The nucleotide sequence above comes from Nitrospinota bacterium. Encoded proteins:
- a CDS encoding acetylornithine transaminase yields the protein MNTQEIMERAARVLVPTYSRYPVAIVRGEGATVWDADGKEYLDLAAGLGTSNLGHCHPRVVEAIAHQASRLLHVSNLYHIEEQVRLAEALVERSFAERAFFCNSGAEANEAAIKLARKAGRDRYGPGRHEILVMENSFHGRTMATLSATGQAKVREDFEPLLEGFRFVPFNDLPALEAAVTERTCAVLVEPIQGEGGVIVPDEGYLPGLRRLCDARDLLLVYDEIQTGFGRTGHLFAYEAFGAPPHIMTVAKSLGGGVPIGAMLTTDDLAQHLGPGTHASTFGGNPLVCAAALAALETLETEQLMANARKVGAYFRQRLEELQARHQAVREVRGLGLMIGVELDRDARPFLLKALERGVIINCPRETVWRFLPPLVITEADVDRAVGVLDELLVEDGA